TGCGTCTGGACGAGGGCAACCGCATCCGGTACGAGCTGACTCCCGGCGGGAGGGCGTTGGAGCCGGTGGTCATGGCCCTCGGCGCGTGGGGCGTGCAGTGGCGCAGCCGACTCGGCGAGGAGGACTACGACCCGACGCTGCTGATGTGGGACGTGCACCGCAACCTCGATCTGGCGCAGATGCCCACCGGGCGGGTGGTGCTGGGCTTCCGCTTCCCGGACGTCGAGGCGGCCCACCGGGAGTGGTGGATCGTCGTGGCGGCCGGCGCCGTCGACCTGTGCGACTTCGACCCGGGCTTCCCCGTCACCGTGGGCGTGGAGGCCGACCTGCCGACCTTGGTGCACATCTGGCGTGGGGACCGCACCTGGGCGGCGGCACTGCGTCGGGGCGACCTGAGGCTCGAGGGCTCCGCCGAGGCGAGGGGAGCCCTACCTCGGTGGCTCACGCTCTCCCGCTTCGCGTCGGTGCCGCGGGAGGCTCCGGTCGGCGGATGATCCTCGACGGCGTGGCCGCGGTTGCGAGCTGCGACCGACGGACCCGAGGCCCTCCGCTGAGGGGACTCGCACCTCGAGCGACGGGGGGCGTGCGGCGCCAACTAGACTCTCGGGCGGACCCACCCCCTTCGCCCTCAGGAGACACCCCGTGGGACGCATCGTCGTCGACGTCATGCTCAAGCCCGAGATCCTCGACCCCCAGGGGCAGGCCGTGCGCGGCGCGCTGCCGCGCCTGGGTCTGAACCAGTTCACCGACGTGCGGCAGGGCAAGCGTTTTGTCCTGTCCGTCGACGGCCCGGTCACCGAGGCGCACCTGACCAGCGCTCGCGAGGCCGCCGAGACCCTGCTGTCCAACCCGGTCATCGAGGACGTCGTCAACGTCCACGAGCTGACCTCGGACGAGCCGGAGCAGGCTCCGATCACCGGGGCGGGCGCGTGAAGATCGGCGTCATCACCTTCCCGGGCAGCCTCGACGACGCCGACGCCCGCCGCGCCGTGCGCATCGCCGGCGGCGAGGCCGTGGCCCTCTGGCACGGCGACGCCGACCTCCGCGGCGTCGACGCCGTCGTCATCCCCGGCGGCTTCTCCTACGGCGACTACCTGCGCGCCGGGGCCATCGCCCGCTTCGCGCCGGTCATGGGCGAGGTCATCACGGCAGCGAAGGGGGGACTGCCGGTCCTGGGGATCTGCAACGGATTCCAGGTCCTCACCGAGTCCCACCTGCTGCCCGGTGCGATGATCCAGAACGACCACCGCAGGTTCCTCTGCCGCGACCAGGTCCTGCGCGTGGAGAACGCCGCGACCGCCTGGACCAGCGGGTACGAGTCCGACCAGGAGATCACCGTCGTGCTGAAGAACCAGGACGGACAGTTCGTCGCCGACCGGGACACCCTGGATCGCCTCGAGGGGGAGGGGCGGGTCACCTTCCGCTACGTCGGGATCAACCCCAACGGCTCCGCCCGCGACATCGCCGGGATCAGCAACGAGCGCGGCAATGTCGTCGGCCTCATGCCCCACCCCGAGCACGCCGTCGAGGAGGGCTTCGGCCCGGGCCTGGACGGACGCACCGTCTTCACGTCCGTCCTCGAGCAGGTGGTGTCCGCATGACCGAGCAGACCATGAGCACGCTGGACACCGTCACCCGGGCCGGCGCCACCCCGGACGCCGAGCAGCCGTGGGCAGATCTGGGCCTCAAGCAGGACGAGTACGAGCGCATCCGCGACATCCTCGACCGCCGCCCGACCAGTGCCGAGCTGGCGATGTACTCGGTCATGTGGTCCGAGCACTGCAGCTACAAGTCCTCCAAGATCCACCTGAAGCGCTTCGGTGACCTGCCCAGCGAGACCCCGCTGGGCAGGACCCTCGCCGGGATCGGCGAGAACGCCGGCGTCATCGACATCGGCCAGGGCTGGGCGGTGACCTTCAAGGTCGAGTCGCACAACCACCCGAGCTACGTCGAGCCCTACCAGGGTGCGGCCACCGGCATCGGCGGCATCGTCCGCGACATCATGGCGATGGGTGCCCGCCCGGTCGCGGTGATGGACCCCCTTCGCTTCGGGGCGATCGACCACCCGGACACCGCGCGGGTGCTGCCCGGCGTCGTCAAGGGCATCGGCGGCTACGGCAACTCCCTGGGTCTGCCCAACATCGGCGGCGAGGTCGTCTTCGACGACTGCTACCAGGGCAACCCGCTCGTCAATGCGCTGTGCGTCGGCAAGCTGCGCCACGAGGACCTCCACCTGGCCAACGCATCGGGCACCGGCAACAAGGTGATCCTCTTCGGCGCCAAGACCGGCGGCGACGGGATCGGCGGTGTCTCCGTGCTCGCCTCCGAGTCCTTCGACGAAGGGGGACCCACCAAGCGTCCCGCCGTCCAGGTCGGTGACCCCTTCGCCGAGAAGGTCCTGATCGAGTGCTGTCTCGACCTCTACGCCGCGGGCGTCGTCGAGGGTATCCAGGACCTGGGCGGTGGTGGCCTGTCCTGCGCCACCTCGGAGCTCGCCTCCGCCGGCGACGGCGGCATGCACGTCGAGCTCGACCGCGTCCCGCTGCGCGACTCCACGCTCTCCCCCGAGGAGATCCTCATGTCCGAGTCGCAGGAGCGGATGATGGCGATCGTCGCGCCCGACAAGCTCGACGCCTTCCTGTCGATCACCGGCCACTGGGACGTCGAGGCAGCCGTCCTCGGCGAAGTCACCGACGGCGACAACCTCGTCATCACCTGGCACGGCGAGACCATCGTCGACGTCGAGCCCGGCACCGTCGCCCACGAGGGCCCGGTCTACGACCGTCCGATCGCCCGGCCCGAGTGGCTCGACGCGGTTCGGGCCGACTCGAGCTCATCCCTTCCCCGTCCGGACGACCCGGGCGCCACCCTGCTCGACCTGCTCGCCTCGCCCAACCTGTGCGACAAGTCCTGGGTCACCAACCAGTACGACCGCTACGTCCTGGGCAACACTAAGTCGGCCACGCCCCACGACTCCGGCGTCGTGCGCATCGACGAGGAGTCCGGGCTCGGCGTCGCGGTCTCCACGGACTGCAACGGCCGCTTCGGTCGGCTCGACCCCTACGCCGGGGCGCAGCTGGCCCTGGCCGAGTCCTACCGCAATGTCGCGACGTCCGGCGCCCTGCCCCTGGCCGTCACCGACTGCCTCAACTTCGGCTCGCCGGAGGACCCGGGCGTGATGTGGCAGTTCGAGCGGTCCGTGGCCGGTCTCTTCGACGCCTGCCTGGAGCTGGGGATCCCGGTCACCGGCGGCAACGTCTCCTTCTACAACCAGACCGGGGACATCGCGATCCACCCGACCCCCGTGGTCGGGGTGCTCGGCGTCCTCGACGACGTGGCCACCTCGGTGCGTTCCGGCTTCGGCGAGAAGGGGGAGGTCGTCCTCCTTCTCGGGGAGACAAGGGACGAGCTCGACGGCGGCGAGTGGGCCAACGCCGTCCACGGCCACCTCGGCGGGCGACCGCCGAAGGTCGACCTGGCTGCGGAGAAGGCGCTCGCGGAGTTCTTCGTCGACGCCGTCCGTCGCGGGTTGCTGACCAGCTCGCACGACCTGTCCGACGGCGGCCTGGCGGTCGCCCTCGCGGAGTCCGTGCTCCACGGGGGCACCGGCGCCTCCCTCGACCTGTCCCCGGTCCTCGACCGGGACGGCATCGACGCCTTCACCGCGCTCTTCTCCGAGTCCACGGCCCGTGCGCTGGTGACGGTCTCCTCCGAGGCCGACCTCGCCGAGGTCCTCGGTGTCGCCGAGACCCACGGCGTACCGGTGGCGCGGCTCGGGGTCACCGATGGCACCGGTCTGCGTGTCAAGGACGTCCTGCAGCTCCCGCTCGACAAGATGCGCACGGCCCACACGGGCACGATGAGCCGGTACTTCGGGTGAGCATGGCGGGGTCCGGGTGGCTGGTCGTCTTCGACTGCGACGGCGTGCTCGTCGACAGCGAGCGACTGAACGTGCAGACGTGGACGGCGATGATGCT
The DNA window shown above is from Janibacter sp. A1S7 and carries:
- a CDS encoding winged helix-turn-helix transcriptional regulator yields the protein MAGYGQFCPIAKTMEVLDERWTVLIVRELLCGSHHFNELRRGVPKMSPALLSKRLRGLARAGIVVRLDEGNRIRYELTPGGRALEPVVMALGAWGVQWRSRLGEEDYDPTLLMWDVHRNLDLAQMPTGRVVLGFRFPDVEAAHREWWIVVAAGAVDLCDFDPGFPVTVGVEADLPTLVHIWRGDRTWAAALRRGDLRLEGSAEARGALPRWLTLSRFASVPREAPVGG
- the purS gene encoding phosphoribosylformylglycinamidine synthase subunit PurS; this encodes MGRIVVDVMLKPEILDPQGQAVRGALPRLGLNQFTDVRQGKRFVLSVDGPVTEAHLTSAREAAETLLSNPVIEDVVNVHELTSDEPEQAPITGAGA
- the purQ gene encoding phosphoribosylformylglycinamidine synthase subunit PurQ, giving the protein MKIGVITFPGSLDDADARRAVRIAGGEAVALWHGDADLRGVDAVVIPGGFSYGDYLRAGAIARFAPVMGEVITAAKGGLPVLGICNGFQVLTESHLLPGAMIQNDHRRFLCRDQVLRVENAATAWTSGYESDQEITVVLKNQDGQFVADRDTLDRLEGEGRVTFRYVGINPNGSARDIAGISNERGNVVGLMPHPEHAVEEGFGPGLDGRTVFTSVLEQVVSA
- the purL gene encoding phosphoribosylformylglycinamidine synthase subunit PurL — protein: MTEQTMSTLDTVTRAGATPDAEQPWADLGLKQDEYERIRDILDRRPTSAELAMYSVMWSEHCSYKSSKIHLKRFGDLPSETPLGRTLAGIGENAGVIDIGQGWAVTFKVESHNHPSYVEPYQGAATGIGGIVRDIMAMGARPVAVMDPLRFGAIDHPDTARVLPGVVKGIGGYGNSLGLPNIGGEVVFDDCYQGNPLVNALCVGKLRHEDLHLANASGTGNKVILFGAKTGGDGIGGVSVLASESFDEGGPTKRPAVQVGDPFAEKVLIECCLDLYAAGVVEGIQDLGGGGLSCATSELASAGDGGMHVELDRVPLRDSTLSPEEILMSESQERMMAIVAPDKLDAFLSITGHWDVEAAVLGEVTDGDNLVITWHGETIVDVEPGTVAHEGPVYDRPIARPEWLDAVRADSSSSLPRPDDPGATLLDLLASPNLCDKSWVTNQYDRYVLGNTKSATPHDSGVVRIDEESGLGVAVSTDCNGRFGRLDPYAGAQLALAESYRNVATSGALPLAVTDCLNFGSPEDPGVMWQFERSVAGLFDACLELGIPVTGGNVSFYNQTGDIAIHPTPVVGVLGVLDDVATSVRSGFGEKGEVVLLLGETRDELDGGEWANAVHGHLGGRPPKVDLAAEKALAEFFVDAVRRGLLTSSHDLSDGGLAVALAESVLHGGTGASLDLSPVLDRDGIDAFTALFSESTARALVTVSSEADLAEVLGVAETHGVPVARLGVTDGTGLRVKDVLQLPLDKMRTAHTGTMSRYFG